The nucleotide sequence CCTGCGCGAGGCATTTGCCGCCGACCGCATCGAGGGTATCTCAGGCATCTTGAACGGAACCTGCAACTACATCCTCACGGCGATGAGCGAGGAGGGCGCTGCCTTTGATGAAACGCTCAAAACCGCCCAGGAACTCGGATATGCCGAGGCCGACCCATCGTTCGATATTGACGGGGTCGATGCGAGCCACAAGATTGCCATTCTTGCCAACCTTGCCTACGGAACGCCTGTTGATATCGATGCCATCCCGTGCGAGGGCATCCGGAAGATCAGTGACGTAGACATTTCGTTCGCGCGCGAGTTGGGTTTTCGAGTGAAACTCATCGCAATTGCCAGGGAGACGGACGGGAAGCTCGACATCAGGGTTCATCCTGCCATGCTTCCCGAGGGGCACCCCCTCTCACAGGTGGGCGGGGTGTTCAACGCCATTGCTGTATCAGCCGTTAACGCAGGGCCCCAGGCCTTTGTCGGACAAGGGGCAGGCTCGGCGGCCACCGCCAGCGCTGTCGTGGGAGACATCGTGGAAATCGCCAGGTGGCTCAGAAGCGGGAGCCATTCGCGCCTTCCGGCCGCAGCGTTTCTACCCGACTCGCGCAAACGCCTCCCAATCCTATCCCCTAAAGAGGTGCGGACACCGTTCTATCTTCGTTTTTCGGCCCTCGATCTCCCCGGTGTTTTGAGCCGCATCACAGGCGTCTTCGGTAACCATGAGATTGGTCTCGAAACCATCGTCCAAAAAGGCAGAGCCGAGCGCGACGACCATGTGCCCCTCGTCATCATGACTTATGAGGCCGCAGAGGAGGCCATGCAGGCTGCCCTCAAGGAGATACTCGCCCTCGATGTCGTCACCCCAGAATATTCACTTGTTCGAGTCGAATCCGAC is from Nitrospinaceae bacterium and encodes:
- a CDS encoding homoserine dehydrogenase is translated as MEKIKIGILGLGTVGTGVVHLLEEQRDLITRRLGVEVSVTRIADRSAARKSAKGVAPENLNTDAEGLIDDPEIDIVAELIGGTDDARTHILRALGNGKPVVTANKAVLAVHGEEIFALAEKAGCPLGYEASVAGGIPIVRNLREAFAADRIEGISGILNGTCNYILTAMSEEGAAFDETLKTAQELGYAEADPSFDIDGVDASHKIAILANLAYGTPVDIDAIPCEGIRKISDVDISFARELGFRVKLIAIARETDGKLDIRVHPAMLPEGHPLSQVGGVFNAIAVSAVNAGPQAFVGQGAGSAATASAVVGDIVEIARWLRSGSHSRLPAAAFLPDSRKRLPILSPKEVRTPFYLRFSALDLPGVLSRITGVFGNHEIGLETIVQKGRAERDDHVPLVIMTYEAAEEAMQAALKEILALDVVTPEYSLVRVESDGTKFA